In the Pungitius pungitius chromosome 5, fPunPun2.1, whole genome shotgun sequence genome, one interval contains:
- the rfc5 gene encoding replication factor C subunit 5 isoform X1 — MASTNKGPLQSRNLPWVEKYRPQKLDDLISHKDILSTIQRFISEEKLPHLLFYGPPGTGKTSTILACAKQLYKEKEFNSMVLELNASDDRGIDVVRGPVLSFASTRTIFKRGFKLVILDEADAMTQDAQNALRRVIEKFTENTRFCLICNYLSKIIPALQSRCTRFRFGPLSPDQMIPRLEYVVQQESLDINPGGMKAIVTLSSGDMRRSLNILQSTSMAYGKVTEDTVYTCTGHPLRSDIANILDWSLNKDFTTAYKRILGDTPQKQILQLKTLKGLALNDILTEVHLLIHRVDFPPAIRIGLLIKLADIEHRLASGTNEKIQLSSMVAAFQAVRDMVVSEAS; from the exons ATGGCTTCTACAAACAAAGGGCCGTTACAGTCCAGAAACTTACCGTG GGTTGAAAAATACAGGCCACAGAAACTAGATGATCTGATCTCACACAAAGACATTCTGAGCACAA TCCAGAGGTTTATCAGTGAGGAAAAGCTCCCCCACCTCTTGTTCTATGGCCCCCCCGGAACCGGTAAGACCTCCACCATCCTCGCCTGTGCCAAGCAGCTGTACAAGGAAAAGGAATTCAACTCCATGGTGTTGGAG CTAAACGCGTCAGACGACCGAGGTATCGATGTGGTACGAGGTCCAGTTCTGAGCTTCGCCAGCACCAGGACCATCTTCAA GAGGGGCTTCAAGTTGGTGATACTGGACGAGGCCGATGCCATGACCCAGGATGCCCAGAATGCATTGCGACGAG TGATTGAGAAGTTCACCGAAAACACTCGCTTCTGCCTCATCTGCAACTACCTGTCCAAGATCATCCCAGCTCTGCAGTCTCGATGCACCAGATTTCGCTTCGGCCCGCTGTCCCCAGACCAGATGATCCCTCGGCTGGAGTACGTGGTCCAGCAGGAGAG TCTTGACATAAATCCCGGTGGAATGAAGGCCATTGTGACCTTATCATCGGGCGACATGAGAAGATCGCTCAACATACTGCAG AGCACCAGCATGGcgtacgggaaggtcacagaggACACGGTGTACACCTGCACAGGTCACCCCCTCCGCTCGGATATAGCCAACATCCTCGACTGGTCCCTCAACAAAGACTTCACCACGGCGTACAAGCGTATCCTTGGAGACACTCCGCAGAAGC AAATCCTTCAGCTGAAGACGTTGAAAGGTTTGGCCCTGAATGATATCCTCACTGAGGTCCATCTGCTCATACACAGAG TGGACTTTCCTCCAGCGATTCGGATCGGTCTGCTCATCAAGCTCGCTGACATCGA ACACCGGCTCGCCTCGGGGACCAATGAGAAGATCCAGCTGAGCTCCATGGTGGCCGCGTTCCAGGCCGTCAGAGACATGGTGGTCAGCGAGGCCTCGTAG
- the rfc5 gene encoding replication factor C subunit 5 isoform X2 translates to MASTNKGPLQSRNLPWVEKYRPQKLDDLISHKDILSTIQRFISEEKLPHLLFYGPPGTGKTSTILACAKQLYKEKEFNSMVLELNASDDRGIDVVRGPVLSFASTRTIFKRGFKLVILDEADAMTQDAQNALRRVIEKFTENTRFCLICNYLSKIIPALQSRCTRFRFGPLSPDQMIPRLEYVVQQESLDINPGGMKAIVTLSSGDMRRSLNILQSTSMAYGKVTEDTVYTCTGHPLRSDIANILDWSLNKDFTTAYKQILQLKTLKGLALNDILTEVHLLIHRVDFPPAIRIGLLIKLADIEHRLASGTNEKIQLSSMVAAFQAVRDMVVSEAS, encoded by the exons ATGGCTTCTACAAACAAAGGGCCGTTACAGTCCAGAAACTTACCGTG GGTTGAAAAATACAGGCCACAGAAACTAGATGATCTGATCTCACACAAAGACATTCTGAGCACAA TCCAGAGGTTTATCAGTGAGGAAAAGCTCCCCCACCTCTTGTTCTATGGCCCCCCCGGAACCGGTAAGACCTCCACCATCCTCGCCTGTGCCAAGCAGCTGTACAAGGAAAAGGAATTCAACTCCATGGTGTTGGAG CTAAACGCGTCAGACGACCGAGGTATCGATGTGGTACGAGGTCCAGTTCTGAGCTTCGCCAGCACCAGGACCATCTTCAA GAGGGGCTTCAAGTTGGTGATACTGGACGAGGCCGATGCCATGACCCAGGATGCCCAGAATGCATTGCGACGAG TGATTGAGAAGTTCACCGAAAACACTCGCTTCTGCCTCATCTGCAACTACCTGTCCAAGATCATCCCAGCTCTGCAGTCTCGATGCACCAGATTTCGCTTCGGCCCGCTGTCCCCAGACCAGATGATCCCTCGGCTGGAGTACGTGGTCCAGCAGGAGAG TCTTGACATAAATCCCGGTGGAATGAAGGCCATTGTGACCTTATCATCGGGCGACATGAGAAGATCGCTCAACATACTGCAG AGCACCAGCATGGcgtacgggaaggtcacagaggACACGGTGTACACCTGCACAGGTCACCCCCTCCGCTCGGATATAGCCAACATCCTCGACTGGTCCCTCAACAAAGACTTCACCACGGCGTACAAGC AAATCCTTCAGCTGAAGACGTTGAAAGGTTTGGCCCTGAATGATATCCTCACTGAGGTCCATCTGCTCATACACAGAG TGGACTTTCCTCCAGCGATTCGGATCGGTCTGCTCATCAAGCTCGCTGACATCGA ACACCGGCTCGCCTCGGGGACCAATGAGAAGATCCAGCTGAGCTCCATGGTGGCCGCGTTCCAGGCCGTCAGAGACATGGTGGTCAGCGAGGCCTCGTAG
- the wsb2 gene encoding WD repeat and SOCS box-containing protein 2: MCSTETNADLQQTPSDPALVLELKTRRPPALEGRAGCETWSVDFSPDGAWFAWSMGHGIVWVVAWPLDSEDSQNGETDRGDKSFSCGHPVWGLAFGPRPPKSASAAWQPKAPSQGNGSLLLATGLQNGVIKIWSVFTGDVVFDLHGHEGVVRDLVFPQNGTLTLISTSRDKTLRIWDLAQKGKKVQVLSGHKDWISCCSVSSDCSMIASVGRFDRMVCLWSLRSYTFIRNLAGGIHKTLYLLSSCDFSPDGAVLATAAFSGSSWWVDLWDPYTAEKLATLADFFDDYGQNQISAIQFSPSGLHLAMVTDDRALRVWEPGQRGMEMQTKVDRDSNGLCCKYHPKGGVVATGTRDGHVRFWKAPRTVPSLCHLCRSVLRHSVSTHQMEPLPLPKRILQYLTYRNIPETCCSSDEEDWEH, encoded by the exons ATGTGCTCCACGGAAACCAACGCGGACCTACAACAGACAC CGTCCGACCCGGCTCTGGTTCTGGAGCTGAAGACGAGGCGCCCTCCGGCCCTGGAGGGCCGGGCGGGATGCGAGACGTGGAGCGTGGACTTCTCGCCGGACGGAGCGTGGTTCGCCTGGTCGATGGGACACGGGATCGTCTGGGTGGTCGCCTGGCCTCTGGACTCGGA AGACAGTCAGAACGGAGAGACGGACCGAGGAGACAAGAGCTTCAGTTGTGGCCACCCGGTGTGGGGCCTCGCCTTCGGGCCCCGCCCTCCAAAATCGGCCTCAGCGGCGTGGCAGCCTAAGGCGCCGTCTCAAGGAAACGGCAGCCTGCTCCTGGCCACCGGCCTGCAGAACGGGGTGATCAAAATCTGGAGCGTGTTCACAG GCGACGTCGTATTTGACCTCCATGGCCATGAAGGCGTCGTGAGGGACCTGGTCTTCCCTCAGAACGGGACGCTCACGCTCATATCGACTTCTCGGGACAAGACTTTGAGGATTTGGGACCTGGCtcagaaag GTAAAAAGGTGCAGGTCCTCTCCGGCCATAAAGACTGGATCAGCTGCTGCAGCGTGTCTTCAGACTGCAGCATGATTGCCTCTGTAGGCAGATTTGACCGA atGGTGTGTCTGTGGAGTCTAAGGTCATACACCTTCATCAGGAACCTTGCAGGGGGCATCCACAAGACCTTgtacctcctctcctcctgcgaCTTCTCCCCCGACGGCGCGGTGCTCGCCACCGCCGCCTTCAGCGGCTCCAGCTGGTGGGTCGACCTCTGGGACCCGTACACGGCGGAGAAACTGGCCACGCTGGC CGACTTCTTTGACGATTACGGGCAAAACCAGATCTCGGCGATACAGTTCTCTCCCAGCGGCTTGCACTTGGCGATGGTCACCGACGACAG AGCTCTCCGGGTCTGGGAGCCGGGGCAGCGAGGGATGGAGATGCAGACGAAGGTCGACCGAGACTCCAACGGGCTCTGCTGCAAGTACCACCCGAAGGGGGGAGTGGTCGCCACAGG AACCAGAGACGGCCACGTGAGGTTCTGGAAGGCGCCGAGGACGGTGCCCAGCCTCTGCCACCTGTGCCGATCCGTCCTGCGCCACTCTGTCTCCACCCACCAGATGGAGCCGCTGCCCCTCCCCAAGAGGATCCTCCAGTACCTCACCTACAGGAACATCCCCGagacctgctgctcctccgacGAAGAGGACTGGGAACATTAA